Proteins found in one Streptomyces sp. NBC_00461 genomic segment:
- the lanKC gene encoding class III lanthionine synthetase LanKC has translation MDKRYEVYALADRHFYETPDRLSAPGRHDAPLFDTARREVPEGWRSARIGDWLTLTPLDTGGSPLPGPAQGWKIHASATRADAERIAAIVWDYCVPRRIPFKFVPGPHLLHLRNTKYAARDTSGKFVTVYPADEEQLHQVLRELGRLLEGFEGPYILTDLRWYDGPLYVRYGAFARTFVVDERGSLVPAVRDGSGTLVPDRRAPSFQVPDWVTLPAFLEPHLAARNTTTVGELPYRIEKALHFSNGGGVYAGTDTRDGSRIVLKEGRPHAGLASDGADAVARLEREKLALERVAGTGVVPGVRDWFTLGDHRFLVMDFLEGRPLNSFFAERHPLLTPDPDPQAVAAYAKWAVRIHGAVERAVEAVHARGIVFNDLHVFNIMVAPDEESVFLLDFEAAAPVAENGRQVVAHPGFFAPPDRTGLDVDRYALACLRLALFLPVTTLFVVDRGKAAHLAEVIADQFPDVPKEFLDEAVAEITRGAGVGAPVFVRPGDRPHSRDSMVKAILASATPERDDRLFPGDIAQFSDGGGLGLAHGAAGVLYALAETGAARYEEGERWLLDHTDPAPAGTPLGLYDGLAGVAHVLDRLGHRQRALDLVEGILAEKWQNLSSDLHGGLAGLGLVLGQLARTTGESELRERAAEAARILVRRLAEPRPDMPRRRAGLLRGASGPALFLLRQYEWTGDPELPAAAGAALRRDLECCVVREGGALEVDEGWRTLPYLGDGSAGVGMVLDDYLTHVGPGTGEFELVRQGVLTAATCRFYAQPGLFQGRSGMILHLARTGATDRLAEQIDALGWFAMDFQGQLAFPGHQMMRLSMDLGTGTAGCLLALSAALDAGSTAHPPTAHLPFLPPLRRPS, from the coding sequence ATGGACAAGCGGTACGAGGTGTACGCGCTGGCGGACAGACACTTCTACGAGACGCCGGACCGGCTCTCAGCGCCGGGACGGCACGACGCGCCGTTGTTCGACACCGCGCGTCGTGAGGTGCCCGAGGGCTGGCGGTCGGCGAGGATCGGCGACTGGCTGACGCTCACGCCGCTCGACACGGGCGGAAGCCCGCTGCCCGGCCCGGCGCAGGGCTGGAAGATCCACGCCTCCGCCACGCGGGCCGACGCGGAGCGCATCGCGGCGATCGTGTGGGACTACTGCGTGCCGCGCCGGATCCCGTTCAAGTTCGTGCCGGGCCCGCATCTGCTGCACCTGCGCAACACCAAGTACGCGGCCCGCGACACGAGCGGCAAGTTCGTCACCGTGTACCCGGCCGACGAGGAGCAGCTCCACCAGGTGCTGCGCGAGCTGGGCCGGCTGCTGGAGGGTTTCGAGGGGCCGTACATCCTCACCGATCTGCGCTGGTACGACGGTCCGCTCTATGTGCGCTACGGCGCTTTCGCGCGCACCTTCGTCGTCGACGAGCGGGGCTCGCTCGTGCCGGCGGTGCGGGACGGCTCGGGCACGCTGGTGCCGGACCGGCGGGCGCCGTCCTTCCAGGTGCCGGACTGGGTGACACTGCCCGCGTTCCTCGAACCGCATCTCGCGGCCCGCAACACCACGACGGTGGGCGAACTGCCGTACCGCATCGAGAAGGCGCTGCACTTCTCCAACGGCGGCGGGGTGTACGCGGGCACCGACACCCGGGACGGGAGCCGGATCGTCCTGAAGGAAGGGCGGCCGCACGCGGGTCTTGCCTCGGACGGCGCGGACGCGGTCGCCCGGCTGGAGCGCGAGAAGCTGGCGCTGGAACGGGTGGCGGGGACCGGTGTGGTGCCGGGGGTGCGGGACTGGTTCACACTGGGCGACCACCGGTTCCTGGTCATGGACTTCCTGGAGGGACGCCCGCTCAACTCCTTCTTCGCCGAGCGGCATCCGCTGCTCACGCCTGACCCCGACCCGCAGGCCGTGGCCGCCTACGCGAAGTGGGCGGTGCGCATCCACGGGGCGGTGGAGCGCGCGGTGGAGGCGGTGCACGCGCGCGGGATCGTCTTCAACGATCTGCACGTCTTCAACATCATGGTCGCGCCGGACGAGGAGTCGGTGTTCCTGCTCGACTTCGAGGCGGCGGCGCCGGTGGCGGAGAACGGCCGTCAGGTCGTCGCCCACCCAGGCTTCTTCGCCCCGCCCGACCGGACGGGCCTCGACGTCGACCGCTACGCGCTGGCCTGCTTACGGCTGGCCCTGTTCCTGCCCGTCACCACCCTGTTCGTGGTCGACCGGGGCAAGGCGGCGCACCTGGCCGAGGTGATCGCGGACCAGTTCCCGGACGTGCCGAAGGAGTTCCTGGACGAGGCGGTCGCGGAGATCACGCGGGGCGCCGGCGTGGGCGCCCCGGTGTTCGTTCGGCCCGGGGACCGGCCGCACAGCCGCGACTCGATGGTCAAGGCGATCCTCGCCTCGGCCACTCCGGAGCGCGACGACCGGCTCTTCCCCGGTGACATCGCCCAGTTCTCCGACGGCGGCGGGCTCGGGCTCGCCCACGGCGCGGCCGGAGTGCTGTACGCACTGGCCGAGACCGGTGCCGCGCGGTACGAGGAGGGCGAGCGCTGGCTGCTCGACCACACGGACCCGGCGCCGGCCGGCACACCGCTCGGTCTGTACGACGGCCTCGCGGGCGTCGCCCATGTCCTGGACCGGCTCGGCCACCGGCAGCGGGCCCTGGACCTGGTCGAGGGCATCCTCGCCGAGAAGTGGCAGAACCTCTCCTCCGACCTGCACGGCGGTCTGGCCGGCCTGGGACTGGTCCTCGGTCAACTGGCCCGCACCACGGGCGAGTCGGAGCTGCGCGAGCGTGCCGCGGAGGCCGCACGGATCCTCGTACGACGGCTCGCCGAGCCGCGGCCGGACATGCCCCGGCGGCGGGCCGGGCTGCTGCGGGGAGCGAGCGGCCCCGCGCTGTTCCTGTTGCGGCAGTACGAGTGGACCGGCGACCCGGAGCTGCCGGCGGCGGCCGGTGCGGCACTGCGCCGGGACCTCGAGTGCTGTGTGGTGCGCGAGGGCGGGGCGCTGGAGGTCGACGAGGGGTGGCGGACGCTGCCGTATCTCGGCGACGGCAGCGCCGGAGTGGGGATGGTCCTCGACGACTACCTGACCCATGTCGGCCCCGGGACCGGGGAGTTCGAGCTGGTGCGCCAGGGGGTTCTCACCGCCGCCACCTGTCGCTTCTACGCGCAGCCCGGCCTCTTCCAGGGCCGCTCCGGGATGATCCTGCACCTCGCCCGTACGGGCGCCACGGACCGGCTGGCCGAACAGATCGACGCGCTGGGCTGGTTCGCGATGGACTTCCAGGGCCAACTGGCCTTCCCCGGGCACCAGATGATGCGGCTGTCCATGGATCTGGGCACCGGCACGGCCGGGTGCCTGCTCGCGCTGAGCGCGGCTCTGGACGCCGGGTCCACCGCTCATCCGCCCACCGCTCATCTGCCCTTCCTGCCGCCGCTGAGGCGGCCCTCATGA
- a CDS encoding ABC transporter ATP-binding protein encodes MSTASTGAGLLLPAALGRTLDLLLAHAPATRWVVYCAGIVLLPALLDACETVLGGTVDARTAAWLRRRLTGHVLAVGPRAAARFGPGELVARLVGNAAQAGTTPAARAALLAALAGPVGGIVALGLIDPWLAAVFLAGAPVLTLLLRAFARDTTRCVADYQRLQGRIAGALAEAVAGRRTIEAAGTADKEAARILRPLPELSRAGHLMWRVQGRAAALAGAVAPLLQLGVVAVAGVLLTRHRLSVGDVLAASRYAVLATGVGVLVGQFASLARGRAAAGRLDEVLAQPAIAHGTRRLPPGPGRLELRGVTARRGERTVLDGLDLVVPGGTTLAVVGRSGTGKSLLAAIAGRLADPDAGEVLLDGVPLPHLTHNDLRRSVSYAFERPALLGTTIEDALRLGVRHPSPARIREAARTARANDFIRRLPHGYATRCADAPRSGGESQRLGLARAFAQDSRLLILDDALSSLDTVTEAQITDSLMAHGAGGTRLLIAHRAATAARADAVAWLDGGRVRAVGTHAELLRIAGYRAAFGDGGPT; translated from the coding sequence ATGAGCACGGCGTCCACCGGTGCCGGTCTCCTCCTGCCGGCCGCTCTCGGCCGCACCCTCGACCTCCTCCTGGCACACGCCCCGGCGACCCGCTGGGTGGTGTACTGCGCGGGAATCGTCCTGCTGCCGGCGCTGCTGGACGCCTGCGAGACCGTGCTCGGCGGCACCGTCGACGCCCGGACGGCCGCGTGGCTGCGGCGCCGCCTGACAGGGCATGTGCTGGCCGTGGGGCCGCGCGCAGCCGCCCGCTTCGGCCCGGGCGAACTCGTCGCCCGTCTCGTCGGCAACGCGGCTCAGGCGGGGACCACTCCGGCCGCCCGCGCCGCACTGCTCGCCGCGCTCGCCGGTCCTGTGGGGGGCATCGTGGCGCTCGGCCTGATCGACCCGTGGCTGGCGGCCGTGTTCCTGGCCGGAGCACCGGTCCTGACCCTCCTGCTGCGCGCCTTCGCCCGCGACACGACCCGGTGCGTGGCGGACTACCAGCGGCTCCAGGGGCGGATCGCGGGCGCGCTCGCGGAGGCGGTCGCCGGCCGCCGCACCATCGAGGCGGCGGGCACGGCGGACAAGGAGGCGGCGCGGATTCTGCGGCCGCTGCCGGAGCTGTCGCGTGCGGGACACCTCATGTGGCGGGTCCAGGGACGGGCCGCGGCCCTGGCGGGCGCCGTGGCGCCACTGCTGCAGCTGGGGGTCGTCGCCGTGGCCGGAGTTCTCCTCACCCGGCATCGGCTGTCGGTCGGCGACGTCCTCGCGGCCTCGCGGTACGCGGTCCTGGCGACGGGCGTCGGCGTGCTGGTCGGCCAGTTCGCGAGCCTGGCCCGGGGCAGGGCGGCCGCCGGGCGCCTCGACGAGGTCCTCGCTCAGCCGGCCATCGCGCACGGTACACGCCGGCTGCCGCCCGGTCCGGGCCGACTGGAGCTGCGGGGCGTGACGGCCCGCCGCGGCGAGCGCACCGTCCTCGACGGCCTCGACCTCGTCGTCCCGGGCGGCACGACACTCGCCGTGGTCGGCCGTTCCGGCACGGGCAAGTCGCTTCTCGCCGCGATCGCCGGCCGGCTGGCCGACCCGGACGCCGGAGAGGTCCTGCTGGACGGCGTCCCCCTCCCCCATCTGACCCACAACGACCTTCGCCGGTCGGTGAGTTACGCCTTCGAACGCCCCGCGCTCCTCGGCACCACCATCGAGGACGCGCTGCGCCTCGGCGTGCGGCATCCCTCCCCCGCACGCATCCGCGAGGCGGCCCGCACGGCACGGGCGAACGACTTCATCCGCCGCCTTCCCCACGGCTACGCCACCCGCTGCGCCGACGCCCCGCGCTCCGGCGGCGAGTCCCAACGCCTTGGCCTGGCGAGGGCGTTCGCCCAGGACAGCCGCCTGCTCATTCTCGACGACGCCCTCTCCAGCCTCGACACGGTGACGGAAGCACAGATCACGGACTCCCTGATGGCCCACGGCGCGGGCGGCACCCGACTCCTCATCGCCCATCGAGCGGCCACGGCGGCCCGGGCGGACGCGGTGGCGTGGCTGGACGGGGGGAGGGTGCGGGCGGTGGGGACGCATGCGGAGCTGTTGCGGATCGCCGGGTACCGGGCGGCGTTCGGGGACGGGGGGCCGACGTGA
- a CDS encoding SapB/AmfS family lanthipeptide, with protein MALLDLQTMESDEHTGGGGGASTVSLLSCISAASILLCL; from the coding sequence ATGGCACTGCTCGACCTGCAGACGATGGAGTCCGACGAACACACCGGCGGCGGCGGTGGCGCAAGCACCGTCAGCCTGCTCTCCTGCATCAGCGCGGCGAGCATTCTGCTCTGTCTCTGA